In a genomic window of Tissierella sp. Yu-01:
- the selB gene encoding selenocysteine-specific translation elongation factor, producing the protein MKHVIIGTAGHIDHGKTTLIKALTGRNTDRLKEEQERGISIELGFTYFDLPGGKRAGIIDVPGHEKFIKNMLAGIIGIDIVLLVVAADEGIMPQTVEHLAILDLLGIKKGMVVITKTDLVDDEWLQLIEEDIRKEVKGTFLEDGAIIRVSSTKKTGINEVVKLVEEYSEEIEERNINDMPRLPIDRVFTVSGFGTVVTGTLLSGQFKVGDEIQIYPGEKKARIRTLQVHDEDANVAYGGQRVAVNLAGIKKEDVNRGSVIASVDSMKDSMMIDVKVKLLKSIDRVIENRTRLHLYIGTQEILCRIVLLDRDELNPGEETYAQLRLEEKIVSKRGDKFILRFYSPMYTIGGGIILEPNAMKKKRYDDRAIEDLRIKESGDSKEILEKLIQIKSNEFLSVTDISKETSMLEDVIICDINKLVDEGKVILLSTSKELYPIHIRYFDSIKQSIINEVTAYHKKFNLRVGIPKEELRSKIFDKSKPKVADQILHMLLEQRVIEQNNDLIKLSDFEIVYSKEQHKIKNYILEKLNSVEYLPPRKDDLAFELRIDRDEVEEVLNALMNDDTIIKINEEIILLTNSYDKALKLLKEHIRTNGNVTIGDFRDVLGTNRKVALGLLEYFDQLRITKRDGEKRTLTK; encoded by the coding sequence ATGAAGCATGTTATTATTGGTACTGCTGGACATATTGACCATGGAAAAACAACCTTAATAAAAGCTTTAACTGGTAGAAATACTGATAGATTAAAAGAAGAGCAGGAGAGGGGTATTTCTATAGAATTAGGCTTTACATATTTTGATTTGCCAGGCGGTAAGAGAGCTGGGATAATAGATGTACCTGGACATGAAAAATTCATAAAAAATATGCTGGCAGGTATAATTGGTATCGATATAGTATTGCTAGTTGTTGCGGCAGATGAAGGTATTATGCCACAAACGGTTGAACATCTGGCCATTTTGGATTTATTAGGTATAAAGAAGGGCATGGTCGTAATTACCAAGACAGATTTAGTTGATGATGAGTGGCTACAATTAATTGAGGAGGATATTCGTAAGGAAGTTAAAGGGACATTTTTGGAGGATGGTGCTATAATAAGAGTGTCATCTACTAAAAAAACTGGTATAAATGAAGTTGTTAAATTAGTTGAAGAATACTCAGAAGAAATAGAAGAACGCAATATAAACGATATGCCAAGACTCCCTATAGATAGAGTATTTACAGTATCTGGCTTTGGAACTGTAGTAACTGGTACGCTTTTATCTGGACAGTTTAAAGTTGGAGATGAAATTCAGATTTATCCGGGAGAGAAAAAGGCTAGAATAAGAACATTACAGGTACATGATGAAGATGCAAATGTAGCTTATGGAGGACAACGAGTAGCCGTAAACCTTGCAGGTATAAAAAAAGAAGATGTAAATAGAGGTTCAGTGATAGCTTCTGTGGACTCTATGAAGGATTCAATGATGATTGATGTTAAGGTAAAGCTCCTTAAGTCTATAGATAGAGTAATAGAAAATAGGACAAGGCTCCATCTTTACATTGGTACTCAAGAAATTCTATGTAGAATAGTGTTATTGGACAGAGATGAACTAAATCCCGGAGAAGAAACATATGCACAACTAAGGCTTGAAGAGAAGATTGTATCTAAAAGAGGAGATAAATTTATACTAAGATTTTATTCGCCTATGTATACAATTGGAGGCGGTATAATACTTGAGCCAAATGCAATGAAAAAGAAAAGATATGATGATAGGGCGATTGAAGACCTAAGAATAAAGGAATCTGGTGATTCTAAGGAGATATTAGAGAAATTAATTCAAATAAAAAGTAATGAATTCTTGTCGGTAACAGATATTTCCAAGGAAACATCCATGCTTGAAGATGTAATAATTTGCGATATTAATAAGCTAGTCGACGAGGGAAAGGTTATTTTATTGTCTACATCTAAAGAGCTTTATCCAATTCATATTAGGTATTTTGACTCTATTAAGCAATCAATTATTAATGAGGTTACCGCATATCATAAGAAATTCAATCTTAGGGTGGGTATACCAAAAGAAGAACTGAGAAGCAAGATATTTGATAAATCGAAACCAAAAGTTGCAGATCAAATTTTACATATGCTTTTAGAACAGAGGGTAATAGAGCAAAATAATGATTTGATTAAATTAAGTGATTTTGAAATTGTTTATTCTAAGGAGCAGCATAAAATAAAGAATTACATATTGGAAAAGCTTAATTCAGTTGAGTATTTACCACCTCGAAAAGATGATTTAGCTTTTGAATTAAGAATAGACAGAGACGAAGTCGAAGAAGTATTAAATGCTTTAATGAATGATGATACGATAATTAAAATTAATGAAGAGATAATTTTACTAACCAATAGTTATGATAAGGCTTTAAAGTTATTAAAGGAACATATCCGAACTAATGGAAATGTAACAATTGGTGATTTTAGAGATGTTTTAGGAACAAACAGAAAAGTTGCATTAGGCCTCTTGGAATATTTTGATCAACTAAGGATCACTAAAAGAGATGGTGAAAAGAGGACATTGACTAAATAG
- a CDS encoding response regulator transcription factor: MSGNILIVDTDKSFIKGLKYSLEQDDYLVDISSSGKGAIEKIDKKTYELVLLELDVPDMNGLTICQNIRSLSSVPIIFLTEIDEDIKKILALEYGADDYMVKPFNILELKARIKAILRRVNNKNNDLDKSIIDTEDFTINTLGRKVISGDKNINLTGKEFDLLFVLASNPGKVFTREDLLEKVWGYAYYGDLRTVDVHIRRIREKIEKDPREAEYILTKWGVGYYFKAK, translated from the coding sequence ATGAGCGGAAATATATTAATAGTAGATACGGATAAATCCTTTATTAAAGGTCTTAAGTATAGCTTGGAGCAAGATGATTATCTAGTGGACATAAGTAGCTCTGGTAAGGGTGCTATTGAAAAGATAGACAAGAAAACTTATGAATTAGTATTACTAGAATTAGATGTACCTGATATGAATGGATTGACTATATGTCAAAATATAAGAAGCTTGTCATCAGTACCCATTATTTTCCTAACAGAAATAGACGAAGACATTAAAAAGATTTTAGCATTAGAATATGGTGCTGATGATTATATGGTTAAGCCTTTTAATATTCTTGAGTTAAAAGCAAGAATAAAAGCGATTTTAAGAAGAGTAAATAATAAGAATAATGACTTAGATAAAAGTATTATAGATACCGAGGATTTTACTATTAATACTCTAGGAAGAAAAGTAATCTCTGGGGATAAGAATATAAATCTTACAGGAAAGGAATTTGATCTTCTCTTTGTTCTAGCATCAAATCCAGGTAAGGTATTTACAAGGGAAGATCTTTTAGAAAAGGTATGGGGTTATGCTTATTATGGTGATTTAAGAACAGTAGATGTTCATATAAGAAGGATTAGGGAAAAGATTGAAAAAGACCCAAGGGAAGCAGAGTACATTCTTACAAAATGGGGAGTTGGGTATTATTTTAAAGCTAAATAG
- a CDS encoding DNA cytosine methyltransferase: MDREKINEYIKDCEIDLIVGGPPCQVFSIFGKRRFINTQGYNPKDDPRNYLVYEYIRVVNVVRPKFFIMENVKGFTSLDNGLFVDEVIKEFNKIGYRNIKYGIFRASDYGVPQHRERMIMIGTRLDLDIELPEVTHGEVETNSIKKFKTVGEAIMDLVNMNEDGIENHVPLKHKPIVQERMSYIKEGQKLNVKDVPEHLLIPTRKDMKHKKITNFSHVYRRLHREECSITLVPGHNAFPVHPTLNRTLTVREAARIQSFPDSHTFTGNRQQQCIQVGNAIPPLMAKAFIEKVKEQLNQHRYFTN; the protein is encoded by the coding sequence TTGGATAGAGAAAAGATTAATGAATACATTAAAGACTGTGAAATTGATTTAATCGTTGGCGGACCACCATGTCAAGTTTTTTCTATATTCGGTAAAAGACGTTTTATTAATACTCAAGGATATAATCCTAAAGATGATCCTCGAAATTATTTGGTATATGAATATATTAGAGTAGTCAATGTTGTGCGTCCTAAATTTTTTATTATGGAGAATGTAAAAGGATTTACTTCACTTGATAATGGATTGTTTGTTGATGAAGTTATTAAGGAGTTTAACAAAATAGGATATCGCAATATTAAATATGGGATATTTCGTGCTTCTGATTATGGAGTTCCTCAACATAGGGAGAGAATGATAATGATTGGGACAAGGTTAGATTTAGATATTGAATTACCAGAGGTTACACATGGAGAAGTAGAAACAAATTCAATAAAAAAGTTTAAAACCGTTGGAGAAGCTATAATGGACTTGGTGAATATGAATGAGGATGGAATAGAAAATCATGTTCCTTTAAAACACAAACCTATAGTTCAAGAAAGAATGAGTTATATTAAAGAAGGACAGAAGTTAAATGTTAAAGATGTACCAGAGCATCTATTAATACCAACTCGAAAAGATATGAAACATAAGAAGATAACTAATTTTAGTCATGTGTATAGACGACTTCATAGAGAAGAGTGTTCAATAACTTTAGTTCCAGGCCATAATGCTTTTCCTGTACATCCAACCTTGAATAGAACTTTAACAGTTCGTGAAGCTGCAAGGATACAATCATTTCCAGATAGTCATACTTTTACAGGAAACAGGCAGCAGCAGTGTATTCAGGTTGGAAATGCTATACCTCCATTAATGGCAAAAGCATTTATTGAAAAAGTTAAAGAACAGCTAAACCAACATAGATATTTTACTAATTAA
- a CDS encoding JAB domain-containing protein codes for MKNDKDKPRKLVDIVKVKLCKEGRVLYEPRKISSPNDAVNLCRRFLDDLDREQMIAISLDTKSQPTNVTVVSVGTLNASLCHPREMFKVAILSNANSIIISHNHPSGDTRPSNEDIKITERLAEIGNLMGIPIIDHIIAGEDGGYYSFKEGGILK; via the coding sequence ATGAAAAATGATAAAGATAAACCTAGAAAGCTAGTAGATATAGTAAAAGTAAAACTGTGTAAAGAAGGAAGAGTTCTCTATGAACCGAGAAAAATCAGTTCCCCTAATGATGCAGTAAATCTATGTAGAAGATTCTTAGATGACTTAGATAGGGAGCAAATGATAGCCATTTCTCTAGACACCAAGAGTCAGCCAACCAACGTAACTGTAGTAAGCGTAGGCACACTAAACGCCTCATTATGCCATCCAAGGGAGATGTTCAAAGTAGCAATTCTTTCAAATGCAAATAGCATCATAATCAGTCATAACCATCCATCAGGAGATACTAGACCAAGTAATGAAGATATTAAGATAACCGAAAGACTAGCAGAGATAGGAAACCTAATGGGAATTCCAATCATAGACCATATCATAGCTGGGGAAGACGGAGGATACTACAGCTTCAAAGAAGGGGGAATACTTAAATGA